Proteins encoded together in one Desulfosporosinus meridiei DSM 13257 window:
- a CDS encoding CooT family nickel-binding protein, which yields MCESNVYLQDGEKEVLIMESVDSIQPCENGVNLMDILGRQMFVPARIKAMTLLNHRIIIEKIS from the coding sequence ATGTGTGAATCTAACGTTTATCTCCAAGATGGGGAAAAGGAAGTCCTGATCATGGAGTCGGTAGATAGCATTCAACCCTGTGAGAACGGCGTGAATCTAATGGACATCCTTGGCAGACAGATGTTTGTTCCTGCCAGAATCAAAGCTATGACTTTGCTCAACCACCGAATTATCATTGAAAAAATATCTTAA
- a CDS encoding class I SAM-dependent methyltransferase, whose amino-acid sequence MSHKKAYFDEKAAKWDTLIEDEVILRLKNMVEELALPPGCKVLDLGTGTGVLVPLLIEAVGSAGNVVGLDFAPQMLAEARKKYQYPNLEFIEGAAEEIPLTDQAVDEVVCNSAFPHFDDLRRSAQEMARVLRPGGRVTVMHPHSREYINNLHVSLGGAVQNCLLPEEKEMKSIFAEAGFAEITLEDAPQGYCLSGRKA is encoded by the coding sequence ATGAGTCATAAAAAAGCCTATTTTGATGAGAAGGCAGCCAAGTGGGATACTCTAATTGAAGATGAGGTAATACTCAGGTTAAAAAATATGGTAGAAGAGCTGGCCTTGCCCCCGGGCTGTAAGGTGCTGGATCTGGGGACAGGCACGGGAGTACTGGTTCCTCTGCTGATCGAAGCCGTGGGTTCAGCCGGAAATGTGGTGGGGCTAGATTTTGCTCCCCAGATGCTGGCAGAAGCTAGAAAAAAATATCAGTACCCTAACTTAGAGTTCATAGAGGGAGCTGCGGAGGAGATTCCCTTGACAGATCAGGCAGTCGACGAAGTGGTGTGCAACTCAGCTTTTCCCCACTTTGATGATCTGAGGCGCTCTGCTCAGGAAATGGCTCGCGTTCTGAGACCCGGAGGGCGAGTTACTGTCATGCATCCCCACAGCAGAGAGTATATTAATAATCTCCATGTGTCGCTGGGTGGTGCAGTCCAAAACTGTCTGCTGCCGGAGGAGAAGGAGATGAAGTCCATCTTTGCTGAGGCGGGGTTTGCAGAGATCACCTTGGAGGATGCTCCTCAGGGTTATTGCTTATCGGGAAGGAAAGCATGA
- a CDS encoding iron ABC transporter substrate-binding protein produces the protein MSKKIIKDCARLLCLLLVGMALLGCSAGPGSNKAETDQPAVSAQGTVNSEMQTVTDLVGREVHVKIPAQRIVAVGPGSLRLVAYAEGTKGVVGIEDMEKKVPTGRPYMFAYPELKSLPTIGQGGIDTVPDEEALLSVKPDVIFIAYLVDKAKADNLQKKTGIPVVVLSYGPLATFNEKEIYQSLDLVGQIIGTQQRTAEVINYVKKSQLDLAERTKGIADADKPKVYVGGLGVKGTQGIESTQAKYPPFMNIGARSVVDETGKSGSLMIEREKLVSWDPDILFIDEGGYSKVLADAQKNPTFYQSLRAVKNGQVYGQIPYNFYTTNIDTALADAYYAGKVIFPEKFQDIDPVKKSEEIYTFLLGKPVYEEMAKDYGGFKKLDLTQP, from the coding sequence ATGAGTAAAAAAATCATAAAAGATTGCGCTCGGTTGCTATGTTTACTGTTGGTCGGGATGGCTTTGTTGGGTTGCTCAGCAGGGCCGGGCAGCAATAAGGCGGAGACAGATCAGCCCGCAGTAAGCGCACAGGGAACAGTCAATTCGGAAATGCAAACTGTGACAGATCTAGTGGGGCGTGAGGTCCATGTAAAAATTCCGGCTCAAAGGATTGTGGCAGTTGGGCCGGGGTCCTTAAGGCTGGTTGCTTATGCGGAGGGAACCAAGGGGGTGGTTGGGATCGAGGATATGGAAAAGAAAGTCCCCACGGGCAGGCCTTATATGTTTGCTTATCCGGAACTAAAGTCCTTGCCTACCATTGGGCAGGGCGGGATAGATACGGTGCCGGATGAAGAAGCGTTGCTGAGCGTTAAGCCGGATGTCATATTTATCGCCTATCTGGTGGACAAAGCTAAGGCAGATAATCTGCAGAAAAAGACTGGGATTCCTGTCGTGGTTTTGAGTTATGGGCCCTTGGCAACCTTCAATGAGAAAGAAATCTACCAGTCCTTGGATCTGGTCGGCCAGATTATCGGAACACAACAACGGACTGCAGAAGTCATTAATTATGTTAAGAAGAGTCAGCTGGATCTGGCAGAGCGCACTAAGGGTATAGCAGACGCTGATAAACCCAAGGTCTATGTAGGTGGGTTAGGAGTGAAAGGAACCCAGGGCATTGAAAGTACTCAAGCCAAGTATCCTCCGTTTATGAACATTGGAGCTCGGAGCGTCGTCGATGAAACGGGAAAAAGCGGCAGTTTGATGATTGAACGGGAAAAGCTGGTGAGCTGGGATCCTGACATTCTCTTTATTGATGAAGGCGGGTACAGTAAAGTGCTTGCCGACGCTCAGAAAAACCCGACATTTTATCAATCTCTAAGGGCTGTCAAGAACGGGCAGGTCTACGGTCAGATCCCCTATAATTTTTATACTACTAATATTGATACAGCCCTGGCAGATGCCTATTATGCCGGGAAGGTGATTTTTCCGGAGAAGTTTCAGGACATTGACCCGGTTAAAAAGAGTGAGGAAATCTACACCTTTCTCTTAGGTAAACCTGTTTATGAAGAGATGGCCAAAGATTATGGCGGCTTTAAGAAACTCGATTTAACTCAACCCTAA
- the cbiQ gene encoding cobalt ECF transporter T component CbiQ, giving the protein MNTIVLKSEHCNGHTHEDEIKHRHHKIRHKHGEGSSIDFYAHASKIRHWNAAFKVSLSLLTLVLAIVLNNPYVSLAVILAMSYLTIIEGGLSLQAYLSILMIPISFILLGTITIGLDFSTQPLGQYNLYLGFFYVFTSQASLKIMLFLMLKVFAAISAMEMMTLSTPSSEIISVLQRARAPKLIVELMSLIYRYIFILIDVNIKMRNSAHSRLGFCDIKTSWYTFGKIASNMLIVSFKKADAYYDAMEARCYDGDLIFLEEVKKVKVSQMAKAAVFIIFLILLWNFTR; this is encoded by the coding sequence ATGAACACAATCGTTCTCAAAAGTGAACATTGTAATGGACATACCCATGAGGATGAAATAAAGCATCGTCACCATAAAATCAGGCATAAGCACGGCGAAGGATCTTCCATCGATTTTTATGCTCATGCATCCAAAATCAGACATTGGAATGCTGCTTTTAAAGTATCTCTTTCCTTGCTGACCCTGGTTCTTGCTATTGTATTGAACAATCCCTATGTTTCTCTTGCGGTTATTTTGGCAATGTCCTATTTGACCATCATAGAAGGGGGGCTTTCGCTACAGGCCTATTTGTCTATCTTGATGATTCCAATCTCCTTTATTCTGCTTGGCACTATTACCATTGGCCTTGACTTTTCGACACAACCGCTTGGACAGTATAATCTGTATCTTGGTTTCTTCTATGTCTTTACTTCCCAGGCGAGTCTTAAGATCATGCTGTTTTTGATGCTGAAGGTTTTTGCGGCGATTAGTGCTATGGAAATGATGACCTTATCGACTCCATCCTCCGAGATTATCAGTGTCCTGCAAAGGGCACGTGCGCCGAAGCTTATTGTAGAACTGATGAGTCTTATTTACCGTTACATTTTCATTCTCATCGATGTCAATATCAAAATGAGAAATTCTGCGCATTCTCGTCTTGGCTTCTGTGATATTAAAACTTCCTGGTATACCTTTGGCAAAATTGCCAGTAATATGCTGATTGTTTCATTTAAAAAGGCTGATGCTTATTATGACGCCATGGAAGCCAGATGCTATGATGGAGATCTTATATTTTTGGAAGAGGTTAAAAAAGTAAAAGTATCACAAATGGCCAAGGCAGCAGTATTCATCATTTTTCTAATTCTGCTCTGGAACTTTACACGATAG
- a CDS encoding alkaline phosphatase, whose amino-acid sequence MFKRSHSKGLAFIVVIGTLLISLLAAQPNLGIAKSAKEEVYQGKTPKYVFMFIGDGMSYAQVSSAEMYLGEKSLPGKLSPEQLSFTKYPVHGALMTQDSSSFIPDSASTATSLASGQKTLSGVINMDESKTKTYTPITEDLKAKGYKIGIVTSVPITHATPAAYYAKVSNRNDAYEIGKQLAASGFDYFGGGDFDQKKVLRAPINLSMK is encoded by the coding sequence ATGTTCAAAAGAAGCCATTCCAAAGGTCTCGCGTTTATCGTTGTTATCGGCACATTACTTATATCCCTTTTAGCTGCTCAGCCGAATCTGGGGATAGCCAAGTCAGCCAAGGAGGAGGTCTATCAAGGAAAAACCCCAAAATATGTTTTTATGTTTATCGGAGATGGCATGAGCTATGCCCAAGTCAGCAGCGCGGAAATGTATCTGGGGGAAAAATCTCTGCCCGGAAAGCTTTCTCCTGAGCAATTGAGCTTTACTAAGTATCCTGTTCACGGGGCCCTTATGACTCAGGATTCTTCTTCCTTTATTCCCGATTCTGCTTCAACGGCTACTTCTCTCGCTTCAGGTCAGAAAACTTTGTCCGGCGTCATAAATATGGATGAGAGTAAAACCAAGACTTACACACCCATCACGGAAGATTTAAAGGCTAAAGGCTATAAGATTGGGATTGTAACCAGTGTTCCCATCACCCACGCTACTCCCGCGGCTTACTATGCTAAGGTCAGCAATCGAAATGATGCCTATGAAATTGGCAAACAACTGGCAGCCAGTGGCTTTGATTATTTTGGCGGCGGCGATTTTGATCAAAAAAAGGTCCTAAGGGCACCGATCAATCTATCTATGAAATAG
- a CDS encoding multiheme c-type cytochrome, whose translation MKSTTKMIALLGMGAVLAGVLLFMTYQYVVGPQGLSMSMPALSVVSAGENKACVECHQKDNPGIIQQYHDSEHSGRGVQCLDCHKAVKGQESLTEEHYDVALIVKPTPNNCAQCHETEVKEFEDSNHSAKSWYAVQGSENFTPEELANYHLLDANGNPLNGGKTNPVFNLIGQDASAQSCEVCHGIGEKNSDGSFGDCTKCHLRHTFDEAQARKPETCGQCHLGPDHPQIEIYNESAHGTYYQTNQSKYNMDAPSGTLTVADFPAPTCATCHMSAFGSVEGTHDVGKRLKWSLAPEIASVRKDGEVQQQTMNGICLNCHAQPFIDDVTSKAEKTIALTNQNVKKGKSIVQDLRDAGLLGTKSFADPMDFVYFELWHHEGRRARFGAVMGGADYVNWHGIYEQEKALVELQSAADDLKAKAKP comes from the coding sequence ATGAAGTCAACAACAAAAATGATTGCTCTTTTGGGAATGGGTGCGGTCCTGGCAGGTGTCCTATTATTTATGACTTATCAATATGTTGTTGGACCACAAGGACTAAGTATGAGTATGCCGGCTTTGAGCGTAGTATCCGCCGGCGAGAACAAAGCCTGTGTTGAGTGCCATCAAAAAGACAATCCCGGAATTATCCAGCAATATCATGATAGCGAACACTCCGGCCGGGGAGTTCAATGTCTGGACTGCCATAAAGCGGTGAAAGGTCAAGAATCTTTGACAGAGGAGCATTACGATGTAGCCCTTATCGTCAAACCAACGCCTAATAATTGTGCTCAATGTCATGAGACAGAGGTCAAGGAGTTTGAGGACAGTAATCATTCGGCAAAATCATGGTATGCTGTTCAAGGGTCAGAAAATTTCACTCCAGAGGAACTGGCTAACTATCATTTGCTGGATGCCAATGGCAACCCCCTCAATGGGGGCAAAACTAACCCGGTATTCAATCTGATTGGACAGGATGCTAGTGCACAGTCCTGTGAGGTTTGCCATGGTATTGGTGAAAAGAACAGTGATGGCAGTTTTGGAGATTGCACAAAATGTCACTTAAGACATACTTTTGATGAAGCACAAGCGCGTAAGCCGGAAACCTGTGGTCAATGTCACTTGGGTCCGGATCATCCTCAGATTGAAATCTATAATGAGTCGGCTCATGGAACTTACTACCAAACAAACCAGTCCAAATACAACATGGATGCTCCGTCAGGAACCTTAACTGTCGCTGATTTTCCAGCCCCGACCTGTGCCACCTGTCATATGTCGGCTTTCGGGAGTGTTGAAGGAACCCACGATGTAGGCAAACGTCTCAAATGGTCCCTGGCACCTGAGATTGCTTCCGTTCGTAAAGACGGAGAGGTTCAACAGCAGACCATGAATGGGATCTGTCTGAATTGCCATGCTCAGCCGTTTATTGATGACGTAACCAGTAAAGCAGAAAAAACGATTGCTCTAACCAATCAAAATGTCAAGAAAGGAAAGTCCATTGTCCAAGATCTGCGGGATGCCGGTTTGCTGGGTACAAAATCCTTTGCTGATCCCATGGATTTTGTATATTTTGAGTTATGGCATCACGAAGGCCGTAGAGCGCGGTTTGGAGCAGTTATGGGCGGAGCAGACTACGTAAACTGGCACGGTATTTATGAACAGGAAAAAGCCCTCGTAGAACTCCAATCTGCTGCCGATGACTTAAAAGCGAAAGCAAAGCCCTAG
- a CDS encoding energy-coupling factor ABC transporter permease encodes MNIKEKGFFIGLIAISLLFGTLPTANAMHIMEGYLPVGFSIAWGAICIPFLVIGYLSIKKTIAEDRRSITLLAMAGAFIFVLSSLKIPSVTGSCSHMTGTGLGAILFGPAAVSILGIIVLLFQAIMLAHGGLTTLGANTFSMGIAGPFVTYGIYKLCQALKINKYVGIFLAASIGDLFTYCVTSAQLALAYPSATGGVLASALKFLAVFAPTQLPLAIIEGILSVVIIMGLETYAKPELRKIGFLIGGSK; translated from the coding sequence ATGAACATCAAAGAAAAGGGATTTTTTATTGGTTTAATAGCTATTTCTTTACTTTTCGGAACACTTCCCACAGCAAACGCTATGCACATCATGGAAGGTTATCTTCCGGTGGGATTTAGTATTGCGTGGGGCGCAATCTGCATCCCATTTTTGGTGATAGGTTATCTGTCAATCAAGAAAACAATCGCTGAGGATCGCAGATCGATTACTTTGCTGGCCATGGCAGGTGCGTTCATTTTCGTACTTTCATCTTTAAAGATTCCGTCAGTAACAGGAAGTTGTTCACATATGACCGGTACCGGCCTTGGGGCAATTTTATTCGGTCCTGCCGCAGTCAGCATCCTAGGTATCATTGTACTACTTTTTCAGGCGATTATGCTGGCGCATGGCGGACTGACCACTCTGGGTGCTAATACGTTTTCTATGGGGATTGCCGGTCCCTTCGTTACTTATGGAATCTACAAATTATGTCAGGCGCTGAAAATCAACAAATATGTTGGCATTTTTCTGGCGGCATCAATCGGCGACTTATTTACCTATTGCGTAACCAGTGCTCAGCTTGCACTTGCCTATCCCTCGGCGACGGGTGGTGTCCTGGCATCCGCACTCAAATTCCTTGCAGTGTTTGCCCCGACACAACTGCCACTGGCCATTATCGAGGGTATTTTAAGTGTTGTTATTATTATGGGTCTTGAAACCTATGCAAAACCGGAATTAAGAAAGATTGGGTTTTTAATCGGAGGTAGTAAGTGA
- a CDS encoding DMT family transporter translates to MKNKTAISIAILAAALFGISSPVSKLLLEEIPPTLMAALLYLGAGFGMLTINIVKALSKSEQIEAKMTKKEMPYILGMIILDVAAPVCLMIGLTMTTSANVSLLSNFEIVATSLIALLIFKEAIGKRMWIAISLITLASIILSVEDLTGFSFSNGSIFVILACICWGLENNCTRILSLKDPLQIVVVKGFGSGVGSLIIALALKQYSTKVLYLLVALVLGFVSYGLSIYFYIIAQRELGAARTSAYYAVAPFTGVLFSIVLFGQHITLSFIVALIIMIIGAYFGGVEHHKHPHTHEEGTHEHRHNHEDYHHTHLHDCIGEGEHSHVHTHEKIVHVHAHTPDMHHVHSH, encoded by the coding sequence ATGAAAAATAAAACAGCAATATCTATAGCAATATTGGCGGCGGCACTTTTTGGGATAAGCTCACCAGTATCTAAGCTATTGCTTGAGGAAATACCTCCTACGTTAATGGCTGCACTCCTTTATCTCGGGGCGGGCTTCGGAATGTTAACCATTAATATAGTAAAAGCACTTAGCAAAAGCGAACAAATTGAAGCTAAGATGACAAAAAAAGAAATGCCGTATATTTTGGGTATGATTATCCTTGATGTGGCTGCACCTGTTTGCTTGATGATTGGACTTACGATGACAACATCTGCAAACGTCTCCCTACTCAGCAACTTTGAAATTGTGGCGACATCACTTATTGCTTTATTGATATTTAAAGAGGCAATTGGCAAGAGAATGTGGATCGCTATTTCACTGATAACCTTAGCAAGCATTATTTTATCCGTTGAGGATTTAACGGGCTTTTCCTTCTCAAACGGCTCAATATTTGTTATCCTCGCTTGCATTTGCTGGGGTTTGGAAAATAACTGTACTCGTATATTGTCCCTGAAAGACCCTCTGCAAATTGTTGTTGTCAAGGGTTTCGGCTCTGGAGTAGGGTCACTCATAATCGCACTTGCCCTAAAGCAGTACAGCACCAAGGTGTTATACCTATTAGTGGCCTTAGTGCTAGGATTTGTGTCCTATGGTCTTAGTATCTACTTTTATATTATCGCGCAAAGAGAACTCGGCGCAGCAAGAACAAGCGCTTATTACGCAGTCGCTCCTTTTACTGGGGTGTTATTCTCGATAGTACTTTTCGGTCAGCACATTACCCTATCCTTTATTGTCGCCTTAATTATTATGATAATCGGTGCTTATTTTGGAGGAGTGGAACACCATAAACATCCCCATACTCATGAAGAAGGCACTCACGAACATAGGCATAATCACGAGGATTATCACCATACTCACCTCCATGACTGCATAGGTGAAGGCGAACACAGCCATGTTCATACCCATGAAAAAATAGTGCATGTACACGCGCACACACCAGATATGCATCATGTTCATTCCCATTAG
- a CDS encoding PadR family transcriptional regulator, with product MLDFNKCPCSGSNLDKLVQPTILTILAQEDLYGYKIVQRIAESPMFKGHKPDGTGVYRTLKAMEQRGLVISSWSLTDTGPAKIFYHITKEGEECLSHWINTLEEYRQIIGMMLEEVHNVCAKIKAAKTT from the coding sequence ATGCTTGATTTTAACAAATGCCCCTGTTCGGGTAGTAACCTTGACAAATTAGTTCAGCCAACGATTTTAACGATTCTTGCTCAGGAAGACCTTTACGGCTATAAAATTGTCCAACGAATTGCGGAATCCCCAATGTTTAAAGGGCATAAACCAGATGGAACAGGTGTTTATCGCACACTTAAAGCCATGGAGCAGCGGGGTTTAGTAATCTCATCCTGGTCTTTGACGGATACAGGACCAGCAAAAATTTTTTACCATATTACGAAGGAGGGAGAAGAGTGCCTTTCTCACTGGATTAATACCTTGGAAGAATACCGTCAAATCATTGGCATGATGTTAGAGGAAGTACACAATGTATGCGCTAAAATTAAGGCAGCAAAAACAACGTAA
- a CDS encoding ABC transporter ATP-binding protein — translation MAFLQIKDLSFSYPKTLEKALSNVNLSINQGEFILVCGVSGCGKSTLLRQIKREIAPHGTRTGKVYYQGKDVEQLDQKISAAEIGFVMQNPETQLVTDTVWHELAFGLENLGLSTPEIRRKVAEMASFFGINGWFRKSVDELSGGQKQLLNLASVMVMQPKILILDEPTAQLDPIAAQDFLATIAKINRELEVTVIITEHRLEEVFLMADRIAVMNKGEVICLETPEQTAKLLAKREDISGIFKGLPSAIRIYRELRVGEYCPLSVRDGRKWLASFMLPEKGGLANLTLHLLAEEVQFRKPVIKAEEIWFKYTREGDDILRGFSLRAYSGEILSVLGGNGSGKTTMLRVISGLLKPNRGKIIINDQKIETYKTKELYQNNLVLLPQNPKALFVCDTVLEDLQEAGAVLRLDVAALRSEIEKIGQELRITALFERHPYDLSGGEQQKVALAKLLLLNPKIVLLDEPTKGLDPESKEELGGILQRLCHNDVAIVLVTHDIEFAAEYADKCAMMFDGDIVSEGYPKEFFAGNNFYTTAANRMARGICPTAVTCEDVVELCRAYSAFSPDAGVQA, via the coding sequence ATGGCGTTCTTACAAATAAAAGACTTGAGTTTTTCCTATCCCAAGACCCTGGAAAAGGCCCTCTCCAATGTGAACTTAAGTATTAACCAAGGAGAGTTTATTCTGGTCTGCGGTGTGTCCGGCTGCGGAAAGAGTACACTTTTAAGGCAGATAAAACGTGAAATCGCTCCCCATGGCACGCGGACAGGGAAGGTGTATTATCAGGGCAAAGATGTTGAGCAATTAGATCAGAAAATCTCAGCTGCTGAAATTGGCTTTGTCATGCAAAACCCTGAGACTCAACTAGTAACCGATACTGTATGGCATGAGTTGGCCTTTGGCTTGGAAAATCTGGGACTGAGTACACCTGAAATTCGCCGCAAGGTTGCAGAAATGGCCAGCTTTTTCGGCATCAATGGCTGGTTTAGAAAATCCGTGGATGAATTGTCGGGCGGCCAAAAGCAACTCCTGAATTTAGCATCAGTGATGGTCATGCAGCCTAAGATACTGATCCTGGATGAACCAACGGCTCAGTTAGATCCCATTGCAGCCCAAGATTTTCTGGCAACCATTGCTAAGATCAATCGAGAGTTAGAAGTGACCGTAATCATAACAGAACATAGACTCGAGGAAGTATTCCTGATGGCGGATAGGATTGCAGTTATGAACAAAGGAGAAGTTATCTGCTTGGAGACACCGGAGCAAACAGCTAAACTCTTAGCGAAGAGGGAGGATATATCTGGGATTTTTAAGGGGCTGCCTTCCGCGATTCGAATTTATAGGGAGTTAAGGGTGGGTGAATATTGCCCTTTGAGTGTGAGAGATGGGAGGAAATGGTTGGCAAGCTTCATGCTTCCGGAAAAGGGAGGATTAGCGAACCTTACCTTGCACCTCTTGGCAGAGGAAGTTCAGTTCCGTAAACCTGTGATTAAAGCGGAAGAAATCTGGTTTAAGTATACCAGAGAGGGTGACGATATTTTGCGTGGGTTTTCCCTTAGGGCCTACTCCGGAGAAATCCTCAGTGTGTTGGGGGGCAACGGAAGCGGTAAAACGACAATGCTGAGAGTGATTTCCGGATTACTAAAGCCCAATCGCGGGAAGATCATCATTAATGATCAGAAAATAGAGACCTATAAAACAAAAGAGCTTTATCAAAACAATCTGGTGCTTCTGCCGCAAAACCCCAAAGCCTTATTTGTTTGTGATACGGTTTTAGAGGATCTTCAAGAGGCGGGTGCTGTTCTGAGGTTGGATGTGGCTGCCCTCAGGAGTGAAATTGAGAAAATTGGCCAAGAGTTGAGGATCACAGCTTTATTTGAGCGTCATCCCTATGATCTAAGTGGTGGAGAGCAACAGAAGGTGGCTCTGGCCAAACTTTTATTATTGAATCCCAAAATAGTGTTATTAGATGAGCCGACTAAAGGCCTTGATCCCGAATCCAAGGAAGAATTAGGGGGAATCTTACAAAGGCTTTGTCATAACGATGTTGCCATAGTTTTAGTGACTCATGACATCGAATTTGCGGCTGAGTATGCTGACAAATGCGCTATGATGTTCGACGGGGATATTGTATCTGAAGGATACCCCAAGGAATTTTTTGCAGGAAACAATTTTTATACGACAGCGGCAAACCGAATGGCCAGAGGAATTTGCCCAACGGCGGTGACCTGTGAGGATGTGGTTGAATTATGCAGGGCATACTCAGCCTTCAGCCCGGATGCAGGAGTTCAGGCCTAG
- a CDS encoding energy-coupling factor ABC transporter ATP-binding protein — translation MGEPILKIKDLHYTYGNGTPALNRINADIYEGEKIAVIGSNGAGKSTFFLNANGVLTPDRGEISYRGVIINKKNLKELRKNIGIVFQDADNQIIASTVMAEVGFGPMNLKLPKEEVLRRVEEALTYMNIQDFRDRPPHYLSGGEKKRVSIADIIAMKSEIIIFDEPTAGLDPLNTQILEAVLDKIGSEGKTILVSTHDVDFVYRWAERAIVFSQGKIIADGPPLKIFQNEEILKQANLKRPTLMEVYELLVEKHLLEDTKAYPVSTQAFKEMLRNM, via the coding sequence ATGGGAGAACCAATCTTAAAAATCAAGGACCTGCATTATACATACGGAAATGGGACTCCCGCATTGAATCGTATTAATGCGGATATCTATGAAGGTGAGAAAATCGCAGTCATTGGCTCCAATGGTGCCGGTAAATCCACATTTTTTCTTAATGCCAACGGAGTCCTTACTCCGGATCGGGGAGAAATTAGCTACCGAGGGGTTATCATTAATAAAAAAAACTTGAAAGAGCTCCGTAAAAATATTGGCATCGTATTTCAGGATGCCGACAATCAGATCATCGCCTCCACAGTGATGGCAGAAGTGGGATTTGGACCGATGAACTTAAAGCTTCCCAAAGAGGAAGTCCTGAGGCGGGTTGAGGAAGCACTGACCTATATGAACATTCAGGATTTTAGGGATCGCCCGCCTCACTATTTGAGCGGCGGAGAAAAGAAGCGTGTCAGCATAGCCGATATCATCGCCATGAAATCAGAGATTATTATTTTTGATGAACCTACGGCGGGACTGGATCCCTTAAATACTCAAATATTGGAAGCGGTTTTGGACAAGATTGGTTCAGAGGGCAAGACAATACTTGTTTCCACCCATGATGTAGATTTTGTCTACAGATGGGCTGAAAGAGCCATTGTCTTCTCTCAAGGGAAAATTATCGCAGACGGGCCACCCTTGAAAATTTTCCAAAACGAAGAGATTTTAAAACAGGCAAATCTTAAACGGCCGACGCTAATGGAAGTCTATGAGCTGCTTGTTGAAAAACATCTGCTTGAAGATACAAAAGCCTATCCCGTAAGTACTCAGGCATTCAAGGAAATGCTTAGAAACATGTAA
- a CDS encoding lipid II flippase Amj family protein — protein sequence MQGNLYQLYFLTLIIHIIDTFAYSVRLNFIKSGQFSLSTSLFNLFYLISLVAHTLQVPLIGALMDSSISHSIDPLPIIRRVIFLATAGTLFGIILTPTFLKNFSQAVAKLEHLASVPSIVIDALRWGSMRRFINSITLPSRAMVNHLPYRKIPINLIVLNILVTGIYTIGVMSAYYATLLVDPQHRLAASASAGVLNTAANIIFMLFIDPKSAIITDQALKGNRPYADVKALVVILMSSKLLGTLMGQLLLIPVAKAIAGLYM from the coding sequence GTGCAGGGCAACCTATATCAATTGTATTTCTTAACCTTAATAATTCACATCATCGATACATTTGCTTACTCTGTGCGGCTTAATTTTATCAAAAGCGGACAATTCTCCCTCTCTACCTCACTCTTTAACTTATTTTATTTAATATCTCTCGTTGCTCATACCCTGCAAGTTCCTTTAATCGGAGCTTTGATGGATAGCTCAATAAGTCACAGTATCGATCCTCTTCCAATTATCCGCAGGGTCATTTTTCTAGCAACTGCCGGCACCCTTTTCGGTATAATTCTTACTCCTACTTTTCTGAAAAACTTCTCTCAAGCTGTAGCCAAGCTTGAACACTTAGCCTCTGTGCCATCAATAGTTATCGATGCTTTAAGATGGGGCAGTATGCGGAGATTTATTAACAGTATTACCCTGCCTTCCAGAGCAATGGTCAATCATCTGCCTTATCGTAAAATACCGATTAACTTGATAGTCCTCAATATCCTGGTAACAGGGATTTATACTATTGGAGTAATGTCGGCTTATTATGCCACATTACTTGTCGACCCTCAGCACCGCCTGGCTGCTTCAGCCTCAGCAGGAGTACTTAACACAGCCGCAAATATTATTTTCATGCTTTTTATTGACCCTAAATCAGCAATTATTACCGATCAGGCTTTGAAGGGAAATCGTCCCTATGCGGATGTCAAGGCCCTCGTCGTTATTTTAATGAGCTCAAAACTACTGGGGACTCTTATGGGACAATTGCTCCTAATCCCTGTGGCTAAGGCCATTGCCGGCCTATACATGTAA